GGCGACGTCTTCGTCACGACGACGGGCAACCGCGACGTCGTCACCCGCGAGGACTTCGAGGTGATGAACGACGGCGTCCTGCTCGCGAACGCCGGTCACTTCGACATCGAGATCGACCTCGAGGCACTCTCGGATCTCGCGGTCGACGAATACGAGGCGCGCGACGGCGTCCGCGCCTACGAACTGGCCGACGGCCGCCGACTCAACGTCCTCGCGGAGGGCCGCCTGGTCAACCTCGCCTCGCCGATCGCCCTGGGCCACCCCGCCGAGGTGATGGACCAGTCCTTCGGGATTCAGGCGGTCTGCGTGCGCGAACTCGTCGAACACGGCGACGAGTACGGAGCCGGCGTCCACGACGTCCCCGACGAACTCGATCGGGAAGTCGCCGAGATCAAACTCGACGCCGAGGGCGTCGAGATCGACTCGCTCACCGACGCACAGGCCGAGTACATGGACAGCTGGAGCCACGGGACGTAATCCAACCCCGGTCTCGGCCGGTCACAGTCGGTCTAAGACCGCCTCGGCGTCGTAGGACAGCGACAGCGACCGCGACCGGCCCCGACCCTCGATGTCGGCGTAGTCGGCGTCGAGGAGGCCGAGTTTGTCGAGTTTGTTGACGATCTCGGAGTACCGCGTGTACCCGAGTTCGGTCTCGTCGTGGAACGCCTCGTACACTTCGCCGGCCTGGCTGCCGTCGTGTTCGGCGACCACGCGGACGAGGTCGCGTTCGCGCTCCGAGAGGCCCTGGAGGCTCCGAGAGAGATGGACGTATTTGGACTTCTCGTAGGCGGCCTCGACGTCCTCGACGCTGACGGTTCGGCTCGCGCGCATCTCGGCGTGGAGGCCGGCACGTCGGAGGAGGTCGATCCCGACTCGGAGGTCGCCGCTCTCGGCGGTGAGTTCGGCGACGCGATCGAGTTCCTGGGCGCTCACGACCCCATCGTGGAACCCGCGTTCGACCCGCTCGCGCAGGATGTCGACGATCTCGTCGACGTCGTAGACGGGGAAGTACACCTCCTCGGGGCGGAAGACGCTCTGGACGCGGGTGTCGAGTTCGTCGATCACGTCGAGCGCGAGGTCCGAGGAGACGACGACGACGCCGATTCGGGCCCCCGAGTGGGCCTCGTGGGCGCGGAGCAGCGAGTAGAGCGTGTCCGAGACCTCGTTCTCGTAGAAGAGGTAGTTCACGTCGTCGAGGGCGACCGCGAGCACCTCCTCCTCCTCGACGAGGCGGTCGGTGATCTGGCCGAACAGTTTCTTGAACGAGATGCCCGAGGACGGGGGCTCGTACTCGAAGATCGCCTCGAAGATCCGCGAGAACACGGCGTACCGCGTCGAATCGACCTGGCAGTTCACGCGAACGGTCTGGACGCCGCTCTGGGCGCCGAGTTCGCCGAACAGTTTCTGAACGGCCGTCGTCTTTCCGGTCCCCGGCGGCCCGCGGACCATCGTGTTCAGCGGGCGCGAGCCACGGACGGCCGGCCGGAGCGCGTACTTCAGGCTCTCCAGTTGGCTCTCGCGGTGTTCGAACGTCTCGGGGACGTAGTCGATCTCGAAGACGTGTTCGTCGCGGAAGACCGTCTCGTCCCACGACAGCATCCCCTCGTCGGGGTCGTCCCTCATCGATTGAACCACGTCGAGGAGTCTACTTAATCGTTCCCCAGGCGCGGGGTCACTGTCGCGTCAGGTGTCGTCTCCGGACGGCTCACGGCACCGATGCCCTCACTCGGTGACGAGTCGGTAGACGCGGACGACGGCGAAGACGCCGACGACGAGTGCGAGGACGCCGAGGGTCAGGGCGGTGTACGACGCCGACCCGCGGAGGAACGGGCCGATGCCGCCGACGGCGACCGAGAGGCCGATCGCCGCCAGCGCGAGATAGAAGAGGATCAGCGTCGCCGTCCCGAGCACGTCCCAGATCGCCTCCCGGGCCGCCCGGTAGACGAGGTCGTACGTGTCGTCGTCGATCGTTCCGGTCGACGGTTCGGTCGAGTTCTCGCCGGCGGGGCTAGTCGGGTCGCCAGCGGCCCGTTCGTCGGTCTCGGTCCGAGCGCGGGAGCCGTCGGAGCGGTCGGGGACCATACCTGACACACCGAACCCCGCGTGAAAAAGCCGGGCGGCGAGCGAGTCGTGCGTCCAGACGTTCCGGAATCGACGGCCGTCCCGGCGCGGAGCGCGTCAACCGCCGGAGCCGTTCCCGGACCGGTCGAGGGCGACGCGTCGCCACCCGATCCTCGCGGTCGCGGCGACGACGCCGACGAGGCCGAGCCCGACGAGCGCGTAGTGATACCGAAACGCGGCCCGGAGCGTCGCTTGGCCGAGCGTGAACCCACCGAACAGGGCGGTCGCCAGCGGTTCGCCGAGGACCGGGACCGCGAGCAGCAGTTCGAGCCCGAACTGCCCGAGCGAGAAGGAGAGCTGCGTCCACGGCAGCAACAGCCCGGTGTAGGCGTACAGGGCCACGAGCGGGAGAGAGAGTGCGGCACCCACCGCGTACAGCGGCCGCGCTGCGAACCCGAGAAGGAAGCCGAGGAACGGCGCGCCGAACGCGCCGACCGCCAGGAGGAGCCGCAGCAACTCCGTTTGCGACGTCGTCGGCGTCGCGGCGAGCAACGCGAGGTCGACGACGGTGAGGGCGGCGATCAGACCGACGAGAGACGTCTTCAGCGTGGAGTGTGGAGGGGTCGAGCGAGTCATCGCGGAGCCACGGAGGACAAACGACCCGCAGTCCGTATGTTTTTCGGGCGGCGGTCGTCCCGGAGGGAAAAGACGCGAACGAGTTGGGAGGAGAAGGCACGAGCGAGTCGGGACGAAAAGACGCAAGCGGACAAACCAAGACACAGCCAACGCGGTCGACCGCGCTCAGAACTTCTCCAGGAGCCGATCGTAGAAGCCCGAGCCGTCGTCGTCGGCCAGTTTCTCGACGATGAGTTCGGGCGTCGAGCGCGCGAGGTGGTCTTTCACCGGCGAGCGGTTCACGACGAGTTCCCCGTCTTCGAGCCCCAGCGCCTCGATGCCGTCGACGGCGACGTCGAAGCCGGCGGCCTCGCGGATCTCCCCCGCGAGGTGCGAGACGAAGACGGCCGTCGCGGCCTGCTCGTCGAGCGCCTCTAAGATTCCGGCGACGATCTTCGCCGACGCGCCGGGTTCGGTGATGCTCTCCAGTTCGTCGACGAGGACGAGGCGGTTCGTCTCGCCGTCGGCGAGGTCGCGGAAGTCCCGCAACGTGCTCTCGAACGCGCCGGCGTCGAGTGTGCCCTGCGTCTTCGCGTAGTAGTGCAGTTCAGAGAAGCGTTCGAGTTCGACGCGCTCGGCCGGGACGGGCAGTCCCATCTGCGCGAGGACGACCACGAGCGCGACAAGGTCCAGCGTCGACGTCTTCCCGCCGGAGTTGACGCCCGAGAGGAGCGTCGCGCCCGACACCCGGTAATCGACCGGGTCGACCTCAGCGAAGTCGACGTCCAGAAGCGGTGAGCGGCCGCCCTCGATGGCGAAGCCGTGGCTCTCGGAGATCCCGTCTCGAGCGGCGTCCGCGTCGTCGATATCGACGAACGTCGGCAACGTGCACGCGAAGTCGTCGGCGAAGCGCGCGACCGCGAGTTCGACGTCGAGTTCGAGCGCCTCGCGGACGAGTTCCTCGACGGGGTCGCGGAGCGCCGAGAGGTCGGCGGCGAGGTCGCGCTTGAGCCGCGCGGCGCGGCGGTCGCGCCCGGCCTTCAGTTCGGTCCGGAGCCGCGAGATCACCGAGGACTCGTGTTCGACCGGGAACGCGGGGTCGTCGGGGAACGCCCGCTCGGCGAAGTCGGCCTCCTCGGGCCGGAGGTCGAGCGCGTCGACGAGGTGCTCGCGGGCGGCGGCGACGGCGTCGTCGTACTCGTCCTCCAACTCCCGATCGAGCAGCGAGTCGACCCGTGCGCCCTGTTCGACGAGAGAGAGGAAGTCCGTCCCCTCGATCGTCACGTCGCGCTCGCGAATCGCCTCTCGGAGGCGATCGTTGGCGACGGACTCGGCAGTCGAGACCGTCGCGTCGAGGTCGTCGACGGCCGTCGCCAGCCGGTCCAGTTCCGCGTCGCCGACGATGGTCCCGTCGTCGTCGAGGCGGTCGAGCGCGTCCCGCAGCGCGTCGAGGTCGCAGGGCGGGTCGAGATCCGACGCCTCGTGGACCGCCGCGGCCGCGAGGATGCGCGAGCGGTTCTCCGCGAAGAATGCGAGGACGCGCTCGGGAACGATCTCGTCCCCGCGTTCCATCGCGTCGGGCCGCACGCGGACGTCGCCGTCGACGTCGATGCCGGCGAACTGCTCGTCGAGCGCGACGACCGTCGAGTACGAACGGGCGAGTTCCGCGAGGCCGCGGGCGTCCTCGACGACCTCCACCGAGAGTTCGGGAAACGCCTCCTCCGCCGCTGCGAACCGCTCTGCGTCGGCCGTCGCGAGGCAGCGGTCCCGGACTCGACGCGTCGCGGGCGGCGAGAGCGGTTCGACGCCCGCGAGCGCGTCGAGCACCGCGGGATCGGGATCGCGTCCGGTCGCGCGCTCGACGAACTCGCGGACCTCCGCGATCCGCGAGGCCGATCTGGTGGGGTAGAACGTCGCCACGCGCTTCGCGGCGTAGTCGGTGACGGTCCGCTCCCGGAGCAGTCCCAGGACGTCGTCGTACACCTCCCGCGCCCGGTCCGTCGCGAGGAAGTCGCCGTCGTCGTCGTGTCGGCGGCGGATCGCCCCGCGGGCGACGGCCGCGGCGCGACCCTCCGAGATGCCGGGCGCGCGCGTAAGAGTGGCGACGTCGCCCTCGCTGAGCGCCCGTTCGGCGTCGTCGAGCTCCGACAGCGCCGCCGCCGTCTTCTCGCCGACGCCCGGGATGGCCTCGAACTCCATTCGAGGTGCCTTCGCTCCCGATCCGACAAAACGTTACGGGTCCGATCGGCGACTGCGTGGAAGTCCGACCCGATCGGGGTCCGGTCTCTCGCCGGTGCCGGTCCGCGGCCGACGACAACGTGTTTTTGCCGCTGCGCCGGATACGTCGGGTATGGCAACCCAGACGGATCCGGATTCGGTCCCCGACGACGCCGCGGGGAAGGCCGCCGCCGTCCGCGACTCGCTCTCGGCGTGCGACGGCGTCCTGATCGCTTTTTCTGGCGGCGTCGACTCCTCGGTCGTCGCCGCGTTGGCACACGAGGCCCTCGGCGACGACGCCGTCGCGTGCACGGCCAAGTCCGAGACGCTCCCGGCGGCCGAACTCGACGACGCCCGGCGGGTCGCCGAGGAGGTCGGGATCCGCCACGAGGTCGTCGAGTTCTCGGAACTCGACAACCCCGACTTCGTCGAGAACGACGGCGACCGGTGCTATCACTGTCGGACGATGCGTCTCGGTCGGATGTACGAGGCCGCGCAGGAGTTGGGGATCGACACGGTCTGCGACGGCACCAACGCCTCCGACCCCGGCGAGGGACACCGCCCGGGACTCCGCGCCGTCGACGAACTCGACGTCCGCTCGCCGCTCCTGGCGGCGGGCATCGGGAAGGAGGAGGTCAGAGAGATCGCCGACGAGTACGACCTATCGGTCGCCGAGAAACCCTCGATGGCGTGTCTCTCCTCGCGGATCCCGACCGGACTGGAGGTGACGACCGAACGGCTCACGCGCGTCGAAAAGGCCGAACGCGTGCTCAGAGAGTGGGGCTTCTCGCAGTTCCGCGTCCGCGACCACGACGGCCTCGCGCGCATCGAAATCGCGCCCGACGAACTGGAGGCCGCGCTGAACCACGACTTCGTCGTCGCCGTGCGCGAGCACCTCACGGATCTCGGGTTCGAGCACGTGACGCTCGATCTGCACGGGTATCAGACCGGCAGTGTCAGTCCAGCGGGCGAGGACGACCAGGACGGCGCGAGCGCCGACAGCGACGAGTCGGGCGACGAACCGCTCGTCGAAGACGTGTTCTCGGCGGAGTACCCGACCGCCAGCGAGTGAAGCCGCGTCGGCGACCGGTGGTTGGAGCGGTGTGGCCCCGGTCCTGACTGTCCGGGAGCGCACGGGGAGACAGCCGACAGTTCAGGCCGCACGATCTTCGCGGGACGCGAGCAGGAGGCGAAGCCCCTCGTAGCCGAGCACCAACCCGACCGCGATTCCGCCGGCCACCGCCGGGGGAAGATTCAGCTCGGCGGCCCACCGGAGGACGGCCGGATCGGGGCTCCCGAGATACCCCACGACGACGGCGACCAGCCAAACCGGACGGCGGGCGCTGTCGAGGGCGAGGCGGACCCGCAGCAGCCGCCGCGAGCGGCCGTAGCGGCGCAGGAGGAGCGACACGAGTTCGAACACACCCACGAGGGCGCCCGCGATGAGCAGGGGCGTGTACACCGCGAGGCCGTTGGCCGCGAGCGTCTCGACGGCCGCCGAGGGAAGACGGCCGTAATACCCCGTCGGGACCGGCAGGGGACTGAAGAGGTATCCGACGAGCGCCGCGAGCACGGCAGCCTGGGGACGGCGGGCCGCCAGTCCCTCGGCGGTGGGGATCAGCGATCCCCTCGCGGTCCACCGCAGCGCGAACAGCGTCCCCTCGAACAGCGCGATCATCGTCGCGCCGACGATGATCGGGGCCATCCCGGTCGGATCGGGGCTGACGAGGAACGCGAGTCCCAGGAACGTCCCCCAGAAGAGCAGGCGGCGGTCTTCGAGCCACACCCGGGTGACGAGGTTCATCATAATCGCCAGCATCACGAACAGCGGGATCTGGAAGATGATGGCGTTGTAGCCCATCAGGATGAGGATGAGGTTGAACGTCTCCTTGAGGCCGAACGCCACGACCGCCGTCCCGGTGGTGTAGGAGGTGAAGTACGCGAAGATGGCCGGCAGGACGATGAAGTGCGCGAAGGCGATCCCGACGAACGCGAGGACGAGGCTCGTCGGCACCGCCGCGAGGTAGTAGCGGCGCTCCTTCGGATACAGTCCCGGTCGCATAAACAGGTAGGTCTCGTAGACGAACGCCGGCAGACCGATCACGAGGCCGCCGAGGGCGGCGACCTTCAGTTCCGTCAACAGCAGTTCGAGCGGGCCGTAGACCCGCGGCCGACGGTCGACCATCTCGGGTGCCCCGGGGATGTGCGTGTTCCAGAGGAAGTCGATGACCTCCGTGGAACTGACGAGGTCGAGGCCGAACGCGGAGTTCACGAGGTCGGCACCGGGGTACAGCAGCAGCGTGACGATGCCGCCGATGCCGAGGACGACCGCCAGTCGGCGGACCATCTCCTCGATGTGGTCCGCGAGCGGCATCTCTTCGTCGCTCTCGGGGCCGTCCGAGAGCATTCCATCGTCGGCGTCGACGAGCGGGTCGGGCGCGGCGGTCTCGGCCGCGGCCCCGCCGGGTGCGGCGTCGCCCGTGGCCGGCGCGCCGCCGTCCGTGCCGGTCGCAGCGGCGACGGCGTCGGGATCGTCGGCGGCGTCTGCCCCCTCGTCGGGCCAGAGTTCGTCGGCGTCGTCGCCGACGACGCCCGCGTCCGGTTCCGCGTCGGTGTCGTCCCCACCGTCCTCCTCGGTGTCGTCGACACCCTCGTCGGCCGAATCAGCGGATCCGTCGGCCGATTCGTCGTCCGAACCCGCGGGTTCGGATTCGGCGTCGAGGTCGTCAGCGACGTTTTCGCCGACCGAGAGGTCCCATCCGGCCGTCGGATCACCGGAGGCCGGGAAGTCCTCCTCCGAGTCGGCGGCGGCGTCAGAAGCGTCCGAATCTCCGTCGGTGTCCGAGTCGCCATTGGTATCCGGGTCGCCGTCAGTGTCCGACTGACTGTCGGTCTCGCCGGACGAGCCCTCGCCGGCGGCCACGTGTGTCCCCTCGTCGGTGGCGTCTTCAGTCTCGTCGGTGGCGTCTTCACTCTCTTCAGTGGCGTCTTCAGTCTCGGCGGCGGCGTCTTCACTCTCTTCAGTGGCGTCTTCAGTCTCTACGTCGCCGGGATTTTCGGTATCATCGGCATCGGCGACAGCGTCTTCAGCCTCGGATCGTTCGGCGTCACCCGCCGACTGCTCAGTGTCACCTTCCGGCCGCTCGGAGTCGGAGACCGCTTCGGACGCGTCGCTGGCGGACCGTTCGGTTTCCGCGTCGCCGACTGCGGACTCGCCGCTGCCGGACGCTTCGGCGTCGTCTTCGGGCGTCCGGTCCCCGTCCTCCGAATCGTCGGCCATTCACCAGAGTTTCGCCGCCCGGATCTTATAGGCCTTTCCGCATCGTCTCGACGCCGATCCCTGCGCGGCGGTCGAAAAGATTGATAACTGCGAGTCGGTTCTCTTCGGGTATGTCTAGCGCGCTCGACGAGGACACGAGAGAGACGCTCGACGCCGGCCGTGAGACCGCCGGCGCGATGCTTCGAGCCGCGCAGAAGGATCTCCAGAAGGTATTCATCTTCTTCCTGATCGGCTTTCTCGGGACGTTCTACGCGCTCAGACTCTACGTCTGGGACTTCCTGAAACGCGTCACGAGAGCGCAGATGTCCGCGGGGATCAGCGGCGACGTCTCGATCATCGCCCAGACGCCGTTCGACGTGATCCTCCTGCAGGCGAAGATCGGCCTCGTCGTCGGCGTCGTGCTCGCGCTCCCGGCCTTCCTCTATTTCTCCCGCGACGCCCTCGTCGAGCGCGGACTGTGGCCCTCCTCGCCGGTCCCCGTCTGGCAGCTCGCGCTCATCTTCGTCGGGATGGTGACGCTCTTCGTCCTCGGCGTCGCCTACGGCTACTTCGTCTTCTTCCCGTTCACGTTCGCGTTCCTCGCGCAGAACGCGATCGCCGCCGGCTTCTCGCCGACGTACTCGATCGTGAAGTGGGCGCAGTTCATCTTCCTGCTCACCGCCTCCTTCGGCCTCGCGAGCCAGTTGCCGCTCGCGATGACCGGCCTCTCCTACGCCGAAATCGTCCCCTACGAGACGTTCCGCGACAAGTGGCGCTACGCCGTCGTCGGCGTCTTCGCCGTCGGCGCGCTGTTCACGCCACCGGACCCGTTCACCCAGATTATGTGGGCGATCCCCGTCCTGGCGCTGTACGGCGTCAGCCTCTATCTCGCGAAGGTCGTCACGACCGCGCGACGCGGGAGCGAGAAGATGGACGTGAAGGCGACCGTCCGGGCGCACTGGAACGTCATCGCGGGGGTCGGCGTCCTCGGCGGCGTCCTCGTCTACGCGTTCTTCGAGCGCGGCGGCGTCGGCTACCTCAACGACGGACTCGCCGCCATCGGCAGCGACTACGTGATCCTCGCGCCGTCGTCGACGGGGCTGCTCGTCGGCTACGTGCTCCTCGCGGTCGTCGTCGCCGCCGTCGTCGCCGTCGGCTACTTCGTCTACCACGACCTCGACGACCTCGCGGTCGTGGAGGCGGGCGTCGGTGACCCGAGCGCGATCGACCTCGCGGACCTCGACGCCGACGGCGTCCGCGCCGCGCCGCCCGAGGTGTTCGCCGCG
This portion of the Halobellus litoreus genome encodes:
- a CDS encoding ORC1-type DNA replication protein; amino-acid sequence: MRDDPDEGMLSWDETVFRDEHVFEIDYVPETFEHRESQLESLKYALRPAVRGSRPLNTMVRGPPGTGKTTAVQKLFGELGAQSGVQTVRVNCQVDSTRYAVFSRIFEAIFEYEPPSSGISFKKLFGQITDRLVEEEEVLAVALDDVNYLFYENEVSDTLYSLLRAHEAHSGARIGVVVVSSDLALDVIDELDTRVQSVFRPEEVYFPVYDVDEIVDILRERVERGFHDGVVSAQELDRVAELTAESGDLRVGIDLLRRAGLHAEMRASRTVSVEDVEAAYEKSKYVHLSRSLQGLSERERDLVRVVAEHDGSQAGEVYEAFHDETELGYTRYSEIVNKLDKLGLLDADYADIEGRGRSRSLSLSYDAEAVLDRL
- a CDS encoding cytochrome b N-terminal domain-containing protein, with protein sequence MTRSTPPHSTLKTSLVGLIAALTVVDLALLAATPTTSQTELLRLLLAVGAFGAPFLGFLLGFAARPLYAVGAALSLPLVALYAYTGLLLPWTQLSFSLGQFGLELLLAVPVLGEPLATALFGGFTLGQATLRAAFRYHYALVGLGLVGVVAATARIGWRRVALDRSGNGSGG
- a CDS encoding MutS-related protein — encoded protein: MEFEAIPGVGEKTAAALSELDDAERALSEGDVATLTRAPGISEGRAAAVARGAIRRRHDDDGDFLATDRAREVYDDVLGLLRERTVTDYAAKRVATFYPTRSASRIAEVREFVERATGRDPDPAVLDALAGVEPLSPPATRRVRDRCLATADAERFAAAEEAFPELSVEVVEDARGLAELARSYSTVVALDEQFAGIDVDGDVRVRPDAMERGDEIVPERVLAFFAENRSRILAAAAVHEASDLDPPCDLDALRDALDRLDDDGTIVGDAELDRLATAVDDLDATVSTAESVANDRLREAIRERDVTIEGTDFLSLVEQGARVDSLLDRELEDEYDDAVAAAREHLVDALDLRPEEADFAERAFPDDPAFPVEHESSVISRLRTELKAGRDRRAARLKRDLAADLSALRDPVEELVREALELDVELAVARFADDFACTLPTFVDIDDADAARDGISESHGFAIEGGRSPLLDVDFAEVDPVDYRVSGATLLSGVNSGGKTSTLDLVALVVVLAQMGLPVPAERVELERFSELHYYAKTQGTLDAGAFESTLRDFRDLADGETNRLVLVDELESITEPGASAKIVAGILEALDEQAATAVFVSHLAGEIREAAGFDVAVDGIEALGLEDGELVVNRSPVKDHLARSTPELIVEKLADDDGSGFYDRLLEKF
- the larE gene encoding ATP-dependent sacrificial sulfur transferase LarE, coding for MATQTDPDSVPDDAAGKAAAVRDSLSACDGVLIAFSGGVDSSVVAALAHEALGDDAVACTAKSETLPAAELDDARRVAEEVGIRHEVVEFSELDNPDFVENDGDRCYHCRTMRLGRMYEAAQELGIDTVCDGTNASDPGEGHRPGLRAVDELDVRSPLLAAGIGKEEVREIADEYDLSVAEKPSMACLSSRIPTGLEVTTERLTRVEKAERVLREWGFSQFRVRDHDGLARIEIAPDELEAALNHDFVVAVREHLTDLGFEHVTLDLHGYQTGSVSPAGEDDQDGASADSDESGDEPLVEDVFSAEYPTASE
- a CDS encoding twin-arginine translocase subunit TatC encodes the protein MADDSEDGDRTPEDDAEASGSGESAVGDAETERSASDASEAVSDSERPEGDTEQSAGDAERSEAEDAVADADDTENPGDVETEDATEESEDAAAETEDATEESEDATDETEDATDEGTHVAAGEGSSGETDSQSDTDGDPDTNGDSDTDGDSDASDAAADSEEDFPASGDPTAGWDLSVGENVADDLDAESEPAGSDDESADGSADSADEGVDDTEEDGGDDTDAEPDAGVVGDDADELWPDEGADAADDPDAVAAATGTDGGAPATGDAAPGGAAAETAAPDPLVDADDGMLSDGPESDEEMPLADHIEEMVRRLAVVLGIGGIVTLLLYPGADLVNSAFGLDLVSSTEVIDFLWNTHIPGAPEMVDRRPRVYGPLELLLTELKVAALGGLVIGLPAFVYETYLFMRPGLYPKERRYYLAAVPTSLVLAFVGIAFAHFIVLPAIFAYFTSYTTGTAVVAFGLKETFNLILILMGYNAIIFQIPLFVMLAIMMNLVTRVWLEDRRLLFWGTFLGLAFLVSPDPTGMAPIIVGATMIALFEGTLFALRWTARGSLIPTAEGLAARRPQAAVLAALVGYLFSPLPVPTGYYGRLPSAAVETLAANGLAVYTPLLIAGALVGVFELVSLLLRRYGRSRRLLRVRLALDSARRPVWLVAVVVGYLGSPDPAVLRWAAELNLPPAVAGGIAVGLVLGYEGLRLLLASREDRAA
- the tatC gene encoding twin-arginine translocase subunit TatC, coding for MSSALDEDTRETLDAGRETAGAMLRAAQKDLQKVFIFFLIGFLGTFYALRLYVWDFLKRVTRAQMSAGISGDVSIIAQTPFDVILLQAKIGLVVGVVLALPAFLYFSRDALVERGLWPSSPVPVWQLALIFVGMVTLFVLGVAYGYFVFFPFTFAFLAQNAIAAGFSPTYSIVKWAQFIFLLTASFGLASQLPLAMTGLSYAEIVPYETFRDKWRYAVVGVFAVGALFTPPDPFTQIMWAIPVLALYGVSLYLAKVVTTARRGSEKMDVKATVRAHWNVIAGVGVLGGVLVYAFFERGGVGYLNDGLAAIGSDYVILAPSSTGLLVGYVLLAVVVAAVVAVGYFVYHDLDDLAVVEAGVGDPSAIDLADLDADGVRAAPPEVFAALDEDEAMAAAGDALDAGERAKAQAIIDRFDEDGASDGDEGDAGDGDGSAAPAESEATAAESGGSIGDRFSRAGSTFFDEFGDDSDEADGDSDEESDDFEGYYTDLAFILDSITSRAFRIVGLFMLVLAGTFGWLYTGGIKRVYEDFLSRLPAQVTPEEVLNVVALHPMEALVFEVKFSTIIAGLVTAPVLAYYAWPALRERNIIRQRRRAVFLWTGALAAGLLGGFALGYSTIAPAVISWLVNDAVQANMVIAYRITNFFWLIFFTTAGIGILADVPILMILLNSAGVGYGSMRGRWREVTVGVLAFAALFTPADVLTMFLVTIPLMVAYGIGLGVLFVITLGGRRDLAPPRSIDV